The following proteins are co-located in the Vigna unguiculata cultivar IT97K-499-35 chromosome 9, ASM411807v1, whole genome shotgun sequence genome:
- the LOC114163466 gene encoding uncharacterized protein LOC114163466 produces the protein MHNFKILKNEGQYRVCEHPYKLLFIGATSVKLQAIAKLPMKAYNFKSIKDIVSGNFIPDLLIDLIGVVENVRIKPQFKSVESKNVVFTLVDLSGAAICCTLWDEYCKKFIQRYNDVANSEKLVVVITQAKIKPAAGEWPVSVSNTWNGTKLIMESDFPQIVDFKKRMKEYRLQVQVCDDSNNYANFVVWDQECSNIIGLSAADLQKQMIEAGEDDPLCFPDALDVMLGCTFAFKVRTQPRTKCASVIKVSNVSEIVAHVKSLIPPLQIGDGTDKRSMDLVSESSSVMVSELRGKAICNLAADIDTDIMSLSATGDNESDYVVIGTPGKRLLPCNENWNESSQDIDSAQLSSTKMKKLIKKEKT, from the exons ATGCACAATTTCAAGATACTGAAAAATGAAGGGCAGTATAGGGTATGTGAGCATCCTTACAAGTTACTGTTTATTGGTGCTACATCCGTGAAGTTGCAAGCTATTGCTAAACTTCCAATGAAAGCTTACaactttaaaagtataaaagatattGTTAGTGGCAATTTTATTCCTGACTTGCTTATAG ACTTGATTGGTGTCGTTGAGAATGTGAGAATTAAGCCTCAGTTTAAAAGTGTAGAGTCAAAAAACGTGGTGTTTACTTTGGTGGATCTCag TGGTGCTGCTATTTGTTGTACATTGTGGGATGAATATTGCAAGAAGTTTATACAGAGGTACAATGACGTAGCTAATTCGGAAAAGCTTGTGGTTGTCATTACTCAAGCAAAAATCAAACCAGCTGCAG GTGAATGGCCAGTTTCTGTTTCTAATACGTGGAATGGTACAAAGTTGATAATGGAAAGTGATTTTCCTCAAATAGTTGATTTTAAGAAACGAATGAAGGA GTATAGGCTCCAGGTCCAGGTCTGTGATGATTCAAACAATTATGCTAACTTTGTTGTATGGGACCAAGAATGTAGCAACATTATTGGGTTGTCTGCTGCTGATTTGCAGAAACAAATGATTGAG GCTGGTGAAGATGATCCCCTTTGCTTTCCTGATGCATTGGATGTAATGCTAGGCTGTACCTTTGCTTTTAAAGTTCGAACGCAACCAAGAACTAAGTGTGCATCTGTCATTAAAGTTTCAAATGTTTCAGAAATAGTGGCACATGTTAAAAGTCTTATTCCTCCActtcaa ATTGGTGATGGTACTGATAAACGCAGTATGGATTTGGTTTCTGAGAGTTCCAGTGTTATG gtttCAGAATTACGTGGGAAAGCTATTTGTAATTTGGCTGCAGACATTGATACTGATATA ATGAGTTTGAGCGCAACTGGTGATAATGAGTCGGATTATGTTGTAATTGGAACTCCAGGAAAGAGGTTATTGCCATGTAATGAAAATTGGAATGAATCTTCTCAGGACATCGATTCTGCTCAACTATCCAGCACTAAGATGAAGAAGCTTATTAAGAAGGAGAAAACTTAA
- the LOC114163467 gene encoding uncharacterized protein LOC114163467: MEADKKILKIACAQARLKRKMILKENRMNKKCVKECGIFSKSQHGRTLCTPLSDVTTQFLSGGRLNTSGRVQCHKNRDAVPDSNASHRQNLLPRFEIVFSEQEKDNQCSLNKSSSQHSSLTASHFHMGEEISQPCTNADNPDNGQDIGDPIYTCPYCKACMWYEERIDKHKHSAIPKFNLCCGNGKVQLPLLKDAPTVLKQLLFDSNSREGKNFQQHIRTYNMMFAFTSPGAKVDNSYNNGHGPPNLRIQGQACHRIGSLLPPAGQIPKFAQLYIYDTENETHNRIQSLSNDNKIDVDIVDKLTKMLDEFNVHAKSFRVARDRYREQPFHDLKLRLIADRNKDGRLYNIPTVSEVAALIVGDVDSASPRDIIMENRSGKLQRINELHTSYLGFQYPLLFPYGEDGYRHDVNHRVTSTSKNMKRNRLTIREWFCFRIQSRELEAQTLLRSRRLFQQFVVDGYTMLESERLSFIRNNQSKLRVDKYDNLFQSKSSTQEEGSTKGKRVVLPSTFVGGTRFMEQLYFDGMAICSHVGFPDLFVTFTCNPKWPEIHRILSHQNLSASDRPDLVARVFRIKFDHLLADLTKNHLLGRVIGYMYTIEFQKRGLPHAHLLLFLHQNDKYPSADDIDKVISAEIPCPIANPKLYECVKDHMIHGPCGVSSTTISEDGFPQYRRRDNGVCVVKNHVSLDNRSVVPYNPKLLLKYEGHINVEWCNKSTSIKYLFKYINKGYDRITAAIVNNTNATHLHHQSGDEIKQYLDCRYISPSEACWRIFSFPIHGRNPAVERLFFHLPGEQSVYFKDDEFIDEVIGKATVAESMFTSWMECNKKYELARTLTYPEIVSKFVYVKKDRCWKPRKIGNTIGRLIWVPPSTGELYYLRRMLTVVKSPLCYEDIRTVDNILYSTFREACETLGFLADDKEYVEAIKEAKDWGSGNYLRKLFVTMLLSNSVNKPLDLWEKTWKWLSDDILYRERIKAGNPELQLSLDILRNLTLFHIEEILQSNRRSLKQFPTMPYPDGFIIAQCGNRLVYSELDYNPVTQANLFQQNYDRMTGEQKDIFQKVTEAVIKNVGGMFFLYGYGGTGKTFMWTTISSALRSKRKIVLTVASSGIASLLLPGGRTTHSKFRIPIPTMENSICNIEQGSEAAELLKLADLIIWDEALMAHKFCFETLDMTLNDIMKDKMKPNLVFGGKVVVFGGDFRQILPVIPKGTRSDIVHATINASYLWQHCQVLTLTKNMRLLQPGLPSTSTCEIQQFSDWIVKLGDGILCEPNDGVVDIEIPPEFLISDFNDPIEAIVLSTYPDLLENYRNDNFLQSRAILASRIETVEEINKYILSLILGQEQEYLSVDTIDKTDNPINDEYDVLTPEFLNSLTTSGLPSHQITLKIGAPIMLLRNLDQSEGLCNGSRLIITRLQKHVIAAKILSGNRKGNEVYIPRMSMSPSQSPWPFKLIRRQFPIMLSYAMTINKSQGQSLCSVGLYLPKPVFSHGQLYVAVSRVQSKSGLKILIHDFDKKPLSSTTNVVFKEVFQNV; the protein is encoded by the exons ATGGAggctgataaaaaaatattgaagattGCTTGTGCCCAAGCAAGATTGAAgcgaaaaatgattttgaaagaaaacaGGATGAATAAGAAATGTGTTAAAGAGTGTGGTATATTTTCTAAAAGCCAACATGGTAGAACATTGTGTACTCCACTGTCTGATGTTACAACTCAATTTTTGTCTGGAGGAAGACTTAACACTTCTGGAAGAGTACAATGTCATAAAAATAGAGATGCAGTTCCAGATAGTAATGCTTCTCATCGACAAAACCTATTGCCTAGGTTTGAGATTGTTTTTTCAGAGCAGGAAAAAGATAATCAGTGCTCATTGAATAAGAGTAGTAGTCAACATTCTTCCTTAACTGCATCTCATTTTCATATGGGTGAAGAAATAAGTCAACCATGTACTAATGCAGACAATCCAGACAATGGCCAag ATATAGGTGACCCAATTTATACGTGCCCCTATTGCAAAGCATGCATGTGGTATGAAGAAAGGATAGACAAGCATAAACATTCTGCAATTCCAAAGTTTAATTTGTGCTGTGGAAATGGAAAAGTGCAGTTACCTCTATTGAAGGATGCTCCTACTGTTTTGAAGCAATTATTGTTTGATTCCAATAGCAGAGAAGGAAAAAATTTCCAACAACATATTCGTACATATAATATGATGTTTGCTTTTACATCACCAGGTGCCAAAGTTGATAACAGCTATAACAATGGTCATGGTCCACCCAATCTGAGGATCCAAGGCCAAGCTTGCCATAGAATAGGTAGTTTGCTCCCGCCTGCAGGACAAATTCCTAAGTTTGCCcaactatatatttatgatacTGAAAATGAAACACACAACAGAATCCAATCCTTAAG CAATGACAACAAAATTGACGTGGATATTGTagacaaattaacaaaaatgttAGATGAATTCAATGTTCATGCCAAATCATTCCGAGTTGCTAGAGACCGTTACAGAGAACAACCTTTCCATGATCTTAAATTAAGGCTAATTGCTGATAGGAATAAGGATGGAAGGTTATATAATATTCCTACCGTTTCAGAAGTAGCAGCACTAATTGTTGGTGACGTTGACAGTGCTTCCCCAAGAGATATCATAATGGAAAATAGAAGTGGAAAACTGCAGAGAATTAACGAACTTCACACGAGTTACCTAGGCTTCCAATATCCTTTACTATTTCCATATGGGGAAGATGGTTATAGGCATGATGTTAATCATCGAGTCACAAGTACTTCAAAAAACATGAAGAGAAATCGCTTGACAATAAGGGAATGGTTCTGCTTCCGGATTCAGAGTAGAGAATTAGAAGCACAGACACTACTAAGATCTAGGCGATTGTTCcaacaatttgttgttgatggATACACTATGCTAGAGTCTGAAAGGTTATCATTCATAAGAAATAACCAGTCCAAGCTTAGAGTGGACAAGTACGATAACCTCTTCCAATCAAAATCAAGTACTCAAGAAGAAGGATCTACAAAAGGCAAAAGAGTTGTACTACCTTCCACTTTTGTTGGTGGTACGCGATTTATGGAACAACTTTATTTTGATGGAATGGCCATTTGTAGTCATGTTGGTTTTCCAGATTTGTTTGTTACTTTTACATGCAATCCGAAGTGGCCTGAAATACACAGAATTTTATCACATCAAAATTTATCTGCATCTGATAGACCAGACTTGGTTGCAAGGGTTTTCCGAATCAAATTTGATCATCTTCTAGCAGATCTTACGAAGAATCATTTGTTGGGCAGGGTCATTGGAT ACATGTATACTATTGAATTCCAAAAGCGTGGTCTACCTCATGCTCATCTGCTTCTCTTTTTGCACCAAAATGACAAATATCCAAGCGCTGATgatattgataaagtaatatCAGCTGAAATTCCGTGCCCAATTGCAAATCCTAAACTATATGAATGTGTGAAGGATCATATGATTCATGGTCCCTGTGGAGTA AGTAGTACAACTATTTCAGAAGATGGATTTCCACAATATCGAAGAAGAGACAATGGAGTCTGCGTGGTCAAGAATCATGTTTCTTTAGACAATCGATCTGTGGTTCCATATAATCCTAAATTGTTACTTAAATATGAAGGTCAcatcaatgttgaatggtgcaACAAAAGTACTTCAATTAAGTACTTATTCAAATACATCAACAAGGGTTATGACAGAATTACAGCGGCTATAGTTAATAATACCAATGCAACTCATCTTCATCACCAGTCAGGAGatgaaattaaacaatatcTTGATTGTAGATACATATCACCATCTGAGGCATGTtggagaatattttcatttcctaTTCATGGCAGGAATCCAGCTGTTGAAcgtttattttttcatcttccCGGAGAACAATCAGTGTACTTTAAAGACGACGAGTTTATTGATGAAGTCATAGGAAAAGCAACTGTAGCAGAATCAATGTTTACAAGTTGGATGGAATGTAATAAAAAGTATGAATTGGCAAGAACTTTGACATACCCAGAGATTGTGTCAAAATTTGTCTATGTCAAGAAAGACAGATGTTGGAAACCCAGGAAAATAGGAAACACAATTGGAAGACTTATTTGGGTTCCACCATCAACAGGTGAATTATACTATCTAAGGAGGATGCTCACTGTTGTCAAAAGTCCTTTATGTTATGAAGATATCAGAACGGtggataatatattatattcaacCTTTAGAGAAGCATGTGAAACCTTGGGATTTTTGGCAGATGATAAGGAATATGTAGAAGCAATCAAAGAAGCCAAAGATTGGGGCAGTGGAAATTATCTAAGGAAACTTTTCGTGACAATGCTATTGTCCAATAGTGTCAACAAACCACTAGATCTATGGGAAAAAACTTGGAAATGGCTATCTGATGACATATTATATAGGGAAAGAATAAAAGCTGGCAATCCAG AACTGCAATTATCACTTGATATATTGCGAAACTTGACGTTATTCCATATTGAAGAGATACTACAAAGTAATAGAAGAAGCCTAAAACAATTCCCAACAATGCCATATCCAGATGGTTTTATTATAGCTCAATGTGGGAACAGATTGGTGTACTCAGAACTTGACTACAATCCTGTCACCCAAGCAAATCTATTTCAGCAAAATTATGATCGGATGACAG GGgaacaaaaagacatatttcAAAAAGTTACTGAAGCTGTTATTAAAAATGTGGGAGGAATGTTCTTTTTGTATGGCTATGGGGGTACCGGAAAGACTTTCATGTGGACAACTATTTCTTCAGCATTGAGATCTAAGAGAAAAATTGTATTAACTGTTGCATCAAGTGGTATAGCATCTTTATTGTTGCCAGGAGGAAGGACAACACATTCAAAGTTCAGAATTCCAATTCCAACCATGGAAAACTCAATTTGTAACATAGAGCAAGGTTCTGAAGCTGCTGAGCTACTAAAATTAGCTGATCTCATTATTTGGGATGAAGCACTAATGGCACACAAATTTTGTTTCGAAACTCTAGACATGACCTTAAATGACATAATGAAAGACAAAATGAAACCAAATTTAGTATTTGGAGGAAAGGTAGTAGTTTTTGGAGGTGATTTCAGACAGATATTACCTGTCATTCCTAAAGGAACTAGATCAGACATTGTACATGCAACAATCAATGCTTCTTACCTATGGCAGCATTGTCAAGTTTTGACATTGACAAAGAACATGAGACTTCTACAACCAGGTTTACCAAGCACTTCAACATGCGAAATTCAGCAATTCTCCGATTGGATTGTAAAACTAGGTGATGGTATCTTGTGCGAACCCAATGATGGTGTTGTGGATATCGAAATACCTCCAGAATTTTTGATCTCTGATTTTAATGATCCAATTGAAGCTATTGTGTTAAGCACATATCCTGATCTATTGGAGAATTATAGAAATGATAATTTCCTGCAGAGCAGAGCTATACTGGCCAGTAGAATTGAAACAGTAGAAGAAATCAACAAATACATATTATCTTTAATTCTAG GACAAGAACAAGAATACCTAAGTGTAGATACAATTGATAAGACAGATAATCCAATAAACGATGAATATGATGTTCTTACTCCAGAATTCCTGAATTCATTAACTACATCAGGTTTACCAAGTCATCAAATAACCCTCAAAATCGGAGCTCCTATAATGTTGCTAAGAAACTTGGATCAATCAGAGGGGTTGTGCAATGGAAGCAGATTAATTATTACAAGGTTGCAAAAACATGTAATAGCAGCAAAGATTCTTAGTGGAAACAGAAAGGGTAACGAAGTTTACATTCCACGTATGTCTATGTCTCCATCTCAATCTCCTTGGCCATTTAAACTAATCAGAAGGCAATTTCCAATAATGTTATCTTATGCAATGACAATTAACAAATCACAGGGACAATCTTTGTGTTCGGTTGGATTATATTTGCCAAAACCAGTATTTAGCCATGGTCAATTATATGTCGCAGTTTCTAGGGTTCAGAGTAAATCgggattaaaaattttaatccatGATTTTGACAAAAAACCATTGTCTTCAACGACAAATGTTGTATTTAAGGAAGTCTTTCAAAATGTATAG